The Bremerella cremea genome includes a window with the following:
- a CDS encoding DUF1501 domain-containing protein — translation MDPRNEYIEAITRRHFFQKGALGLGAAALASMTDLPAEAAKLPSSGIGGLPNLPHFAPKAKRAIYLFAAGAPCQMDLFDYKPKMADWYDKDLPESIRQGQRLTTMTSGQSRFPIAPSKFKFSPYGENGTMLSELIPYHGKMIDDIALVQSVHTEAINHDPAITYICTGNQLPGRPSLGSWLSYGLGSMNSNLPTFVVMTPNWSSRRDAQALYNRLWGAGFLPSKHSGVSLRKSGDPILFLSNPEGIDSSLRRRMLDSVAKINQETYRLSGDPETQSRISQYEMAFRMQSSVPELVDLKQESQNTLDMYGPEVNKPGTFAASCLLARRMVERDVRFVQIFHRGWDQHGNVARDLPAQAKDVDQPAWALIQDLKMRGMLDDTLVVFGGEFGRTIYSQGGLSKENYGRDHHPRCFSIWMAGGGIKPGIVYGETDEFSYNIVKDPVHIADLNATILHCLGIDHRKLSVPFQGLDVRLTGVEDRSPVKELLV, via the coding sequence ATGGATCCTCGTAACGAGTATATCGAAGCGATCACGCGGCGGCATTTCTTTCAGAAGGGTGCGCTAGGGTTAGGGGCAGCCGCGTTGGCTTCGATGACCGACTTGCCCGCCGAAGCCGCCAAGCTACCTAGTTCTGGCATAGGAGGCTTGCCGAATTTGCCTCACTTTGCCCCAAAGGCCAAGCGAGCCATTTATTTGTTTGCCGCTGGGGCTCCGTGTCAAATGGATCTGTTTGACTACAAGCCGAAGATGGCTGATTGGTACGACAAAGACCTGCCTGAATCGATTCGCCAGGGGCAACGCCTCACGACGATGACCTCGGGGCAAAGCCGTTTTCCGATTGCTCCGTCAAAGTTCAAGTTCTCGCCCTATGGTGAAAACGGCACGATGTTAAGCGAGTTGATTCCGTACCATGGGAAGATGATCGACGATATCGCCCTGGTGCAATCGGTCCATACCGAAGCGATCAATCACGACCCGGCGATTACTTACATCTGTACCGGAAATCAGTTGCCAGGACGGCCGAGTTTGGGATCGTGGCTGAGCTATGGGCTCGGTTCGATGAACTCGAATCTGCCGACCTTTGTCGTGATGACCCCCAATTGGAGTTCACGCCGCGACGCCCAGGCTTTGTACAACCGGCTCTGGGGAGCAGGCTTCCTGCCGTCGAAGCATTCCGGTGTCTCGCTCCGCAAGAGTGGCGATCCGATATTGTTTTTGTCGAACCCTGAGGGGATCGACTCTTCGCTGCGCCGGCGGATGCTCGACAGCGTAGCTAAGATCAACCAAGAGACCTATCGGCTTTCGGGCGACCCAGAAACACAGTCCCGCATCTCGCAATACGAGATGGCCTTCCGGATGCAATCGTCGGTACCGGAACTGGTCGATTTGAAGCAGGAAAGTCAGAACACGCTGGATATGTATGGTCCGGAAGTCAACAAGCCTGGCACGTTTGCCGCCAGCTGCCTTTTGGCCCGGCGCATGGTTGAGCGGGATGTGCGGTTTGTGCAGATCTTCCACCGTGGCTGGGACCAACATGGCAACGTAGCTCGCGATCTGCCGGCCCAGGCGAAAGACGTCGACCAGCCAGCTTGGGCGTTGATTCAAGACTTGAAGATGCGTGGGATGCTGGACGATACGTTGGTGGTTTTCGGCGGAGAGTTTGGCCGTACGATCTATAGCCAGGGTGGTCTCTCGAAAGAGAACTACGGTCGCGATCATCATCCGCGCTGTTTCTCGATCTGGATGGCTGGGGGTGGGATTAAGCCAGGGATTGTCTATGGCGAGACCGACGAGTTCAGCTACAACATTGTCAAAGATCCGGTTCATATCGCCGATTTAAATGCCACCATTCTGCATTGTCTCGGGATTGATCATCGGAAGTTGTCGGTGCCGTTTCAGGGGCTCGATGTCCGACTGACCGGAGTAGAAGATCGAAGTCCGGTCAAAGAATTGCTGGTGTAG
- a CDS encoding alpha/beta hydrolase family esterase, which translates to MRLEGVSIKLFALLLFVCGTGCQPQSSVQISTHIIEVNGVSRAYRLVLPDDLPEHAPVVIAWHGFGDTAESMASYSGLDQLAARQHFLLVYPEVEKGGWRYPLPGAPNTNVDADVEFFDAMLIDLARHASIDRERVYVVGMSQGATFVQWLATQRAREIAAVVAHSGGPPKAVDPLTFSVPIMLIAGSKDPVHGSMKKSADNYLADARFVSVPGLGHAWSKPQNQAIWKFLLQHKQIKPVESE; encoded by the coding sequence ATGCGACTCGAAGGTGTTTCGATCAAGTTATTCGCACTATTGTTATTCGTTTGTGGGACAGGTTGTCAGCCGCAATCCAGCGTCCAGATCAGCACGCATATCATCGAAGTGAATGGAGTATCGCGAGCGTATCGGTTGGTGTTGCCTGATGATTTACCGGAGCATGCTCCGGTGGTGATCGCTTGGCATGGTTTCGGTGATACTGCAGAAAGTATGGCCAGCTATTCAGGGCTCGATCAACTTGCTGCTCGGCAGCATTTCTTGCTTGTCTATCCGGAAGTTGAAAAGGGAGGCTGGCGATATCCGCTGCCTGGCGCGCCTAATACTAATGTGGATGCCGATGTCGAGTTCTTCGATGCGATGCTAATTGATCTTGCGCGGCATGCTTCGATCGATCGGGAACGTGTCTACGTTGTGGGGATGTCGCAAGGAGCAACGTTCGTTCAGTGGCTAGCCACGCAGCGTGCGAGGGAAATTGCGGCAGTCGTTGCCCATTCAGGCGGGCCTCCTAAGGCGGTTGATCCTTTGACTTTCTCCGTTCCCATCATGCTGATCGCAGGTAGCAAGGATCCAGTTCATGGCTCGATGAAAAAGAGTGCAGACAACTACCTCGCGGATGCCCGGTTCGTTTCCGTGCCAGGGCTGGGGCACGCGTGGTCTAAGCCACAGAACCAGGCAATCTGGAAGTTTCTCTTGCAGCACAAACAGATTAAACCGGTTGAGTCAGAATAA
- a CDS encoding VOC family protein, translating to MRVIIPEQLWIANAIQVRDLRTVLSSGTTAIIDLAIEEKPVIFPRDIVSLRFPLLDGGGNDLALLKMVIDTLANFIQAKRPTTVACSAAMSRSPGLVAAALAQVEGKSLEETTLRVAETGPCDLSPGLLSDLVKLVPHRPAGNVKPNLVILRSLDLDRLCRFYQMLGLVWVRERHGKGPEHFSTTVEDFVLELYPARSAEPIDATTNVGFRLDDVVATVEQLRLAGIRIVREPESMPWGLQAIVQDPDSRKVILTQPV from the coding sequence ATGCGGGTTATCATCCCTGAACAGCTTTGGATCGCCAACGCGATACAAGTCCGAGACCTGAGAACCGTGCTTTCCTCCGGAACAACAGCGATTATCGACTTGGCAATAGAAGAGAAGCCGGTCATATTTCCACGAGATATCGTCTCGCTTCGATTCCCCCTTCTCGATGGTGGAGGGAACGACTTGGCCTTGTTGAAAATGGTCATCGATACCTTGGCGAATTTCATCCAAGCCAAACGGCCAACAACCGTCGCTTGCAGCGCGGCAATGAGTCGCTCTCCCGGATTGGTCGCTGCGGCGTTGGCACAAGTTGAGGGCAAATCGTTAGAAGAAACCACATTACGTGTCGCCGAGACGGGGCCGTGCGATCTTTCCCCAGGGCTGCTGAGTGATCTGGTGAAACTGGTACCACACCGCCCTGCTGGCAACGTGAAACCCAACCTGGTCATCCTAAGAAGCCTAGACCTGGATCGTTTATGCAGGTTCTACCAAATGCTCGGCCTCGTATGGGTACGCGAACGGCATGGAAAAGGACCTGAGCATTTTAGTACGACGGTAGAAGACTTCGTCTTGGAGCTTTACCCGGCTCGCTCCGCCGAGCCAATCGACGCCACGACCAATGTTGGTTTTCGCTTAGATGATGTTGTGGCCACGGTCGAGCAACTTCGACTGGCCGGAATACGGATTGTGCGAGAACCAGAATCGATGCCTTGGGGACTGCAAGCAATCGTCCAAGATCCAGATAGCCGCAAAGTTATTCTGACTCAACCGGTTTAA
- a CDS encoding FKBP-type peptidyl-prolyl cis-trans isomerase: MKVAKNTVVSIAYTLKDADGNVLDTADADAPLAYLHGFGNLIPGMEKALEDRDKGETFEVVIPPEEAYGSFDDDLVWELDKDQFGELGEVEIGTQFVLETEDDQVLVTVAEIKDDVVIVDGNHELADETLFFEISVVDVREATPEEIEHGHAHGPGGVDDYDHDD; encoded by the coding sequence ATGAAAGTCGCCAAGAACACCGTCGTTTCGATTGCTTACACCTTGAAGGATGCCGACGGTAACGTGTTGGATACGGCCGATGCGGATGCGCCTTTGGCGTACCTGCATGGCTTTGGCAACCTGATTCCCGGAATGGAGAAAGCGCTCGAAGATCGCGATAAGGGCGAGACGTTCGAAGTGGTGATTCCACCTGAAGAAGCTTACGGCAGCTTCGACGACGATCTCGTCTGGGAGCTCGACAAGGACCAGTTCGGCGAACTGGGCGAGGTTGAGATCGGGACCCAGTTTGTCCTCGAGACGGAAGATGACCAGGTATTGGTTACCGTCGCCGAGATCAAGGACGACGTGGTGATTGTCGACGGCAATCATGAACTGGCCGACGAGACCCTCTTTTTCGAGATTTCTGTCGTCGACGTACGAGAAGCAACGCCAGAAGAAATCGAGCATGGCCATGCCCACGGACCAGGCGGTGTAGACGACTACGACCACGACGACTAA
- a CDS encoding UbiD family decarboxylase, whose protein sequence is MGYRNLRACVDDLRRNEHLVVWEQEVDAHLEMAEIQRRVYANGGPAVLFSQVKGCRFPMLGNLFGSLDRARFIFRDTLETVRRLIELKIDPNKLFKAPLRYASAPFGALRMLPKRVSRGPVFANEIKLPDLPKLVSWPDDGGPYVTLPQVYTEHPNHGGLTNSNLGMYRVQLAGNDFNPQSEVGLHYQIHRGIGVHHAAAIAKGEPLKVNIFVGGNPAMTLAAVMPLPEGLSELGFAGALAGHRIAMANGKTGLPVYAEADFCICGTIHAGEEKPEGPFGDHLGYYSLKHRFPTMRVEKVFHRDGAIWPFTVVGRPPQEDTTFGQLIHEITGPVIPTVLPGVKEVHAVDAAGVHPLLLAIGSERYVPYEERRRPKELMTQASAILGQGQMSLAKYLWIAAEQDDPQLDLHEVVPFLMHILRRVDWRRDIHFLTETTIDTLDYSSGEFNHGSKAIVAAVGGPIRELPTEIPSDLRLPDGFHTPKIALPGVLVVTGPAYRAAHREVEPEIERFVSAFRTSDSINTFPLVIVVDDSSFSAQTMNNLLWVTFTRSNPAADVHGIGSFTRQKHWGCEGSLVIDARLKPWNAPPLIEDPQVTAKVDALAAQGGVLAKYL, encoded by the coding sequence ATGGGGTATCGCAATCTGCGAGCATGCGTCGACGATCTACGGCGAAACGAGCACTTGGTCGTTTGGGAACAAGAAGTCGACGCCCACTTGGAAATGGCCGAGATTCAGCGGCGAGTTTATGCCAACGGAGGCCCGGCCGTTCTTTTCTCCCAGGTGAAGGGATGCCGCTTTCCGATGTTGGGTAACCTGTTTGGTTCGCTCGATCGGGCTCGGTTTATCTTTCGCGATACGCTGGAAACGGTTCGTCGCTTGATCGAACTGAAGATCGATCCGAACAAACTGTTCAAAGCACCGCTGCGTTATGCCTCGGCACCGTTTGGGGCGCTACGGATGTTGCCCAAGCGGGTTAGTCGTGGGCCGGTCTTCGCCAACGAAATCAAGCTGCCTGACTTGCCCAAGTTGGTTTCCTGGCCGGACGATGGTGGTCCGTACGTCACTCTGCCGCAGGTCTATACCGAGCATCCCAATCACGGCGGGCTGACGAATTCCAATTTAGGTATGTACCGCGTGCAACTGGCCGGGAACGACTTCAATCCGCAAAGCGAAGTTGGCCTGCATTACCAGATTCATCGCGGCATTGGTGTCCACCATGCGGCGGCGATTGCTAAAGGAGAGCCGTTAAAGGTAAACATCTTCGTCGGCGGAAACCCGGCGATGACCTTGGCAGCCGTCATGCCGCTGCCGGAGGGTTTGTCGGAACTAGGTTTTGCCGGGGCACTTGCGGGGCACCGGATTGCGATGGCTAACGGGAAGACCGGTTTGCCGGTTTATGCGGAAGCTGATTTCTGCATTTGCGGGACGATTCATGCTGGCGAGGAGAAACCGGAAGGCCCGTTTGGCGATCACTTGGGTTATTACAGCTTGAAGCATCGGTTTCCCACGATGCGTGTTGAGAAAGTGTTTCATCGAGACGGAGCGATCTGGCCGTTTACGGTGGTCGGTCGCCCGCCGCAAGAAGACACGACGTTCGGGCAGTTGATTCATGAGATCACTGGGCCGGTTATTCCCACGGTGCTGCCTGGGGTAAAGGAAGTTCACGCGGTGGATGCGGCAGGCGTGCATCCGCTGTTGTTGGCAATAGGTAGCGAACGCTACGTTCCATACGAAGAACGGCGACGACCGAAGGAACTCATGACACAGGCCTCGGCGATTCTGGGGCAAGGGCAGATGTCGCTAGCCAAGTACTTGTGGATTGCCGCCGAGCAAGATGACCCGCAACTCGATCTGCACGAGGTGGTACCTTTCTTGATGCACATACTCCGACGCGTCGACTGGCGGCGGGATATTCACTTCCTGACCGAAACAACCATCGACACGCTCGACTATTCCAGCGGTGAATTCAACCATGGATCGAAGGCAATCGTCGCCGCAGTGGGGGGCCCAATCCGTGAGTTGCCGACCGAGATTCCCAGCGATTTGAGGCTTCCTGATGGATTCCATACGCCCAAGATCGCTCTGCCCGGCGTGCTGGTTGTGACAGGACCAGCGTATCGGGCCGCTCATCGCGAAGTTGAGCCAGAGATCGAACGGTTCGTTTCTGCTTTCCGCACAAGCGATTCCATCAACACGTTTCCGCTGGTGATTGTGGTCGACGATAGCTCGTTCTCAGCTCAGACGATGAACAACTTGCTTTGGGTGACCTTTACTCGCAGCAATCCAGCTGCCGATGTCCATGGAATAGGCAGCTTCACTCGGCAGAAGCATTGGGGCTGTGAAGGTTCGTTGGTGATCGATGCCCGCCTCAAGCCATGGAACGCCCCTCCACTGATCGAAGACCCGCAGGTCACTGCCAAGGTCGACGCTCTCGCGGCCCAGGGGGGAGTACTGGCCAAATATCTTTAG
- a CDS encoding FG-GAP repeat domain-containing protein: protein MRSLFCLAILLAATPSLFAAPPENFTVKVLGVDANEGCDIADFDGDGKLDVVAGRNWYRNGDWLPRPVRVIEDANGYVHSNGDFARDVNGDGRVDVIAGDFFQGKVNWYENPGNPALAQGMQWKEHTLIDTKLGTNEATIMFDLDGDGNDEWITNQWNPKNPLLACRMSKNEQGEPALVSFKVGEQNGHGIAVGDINNDGRIDLLVGQGWYEGPADGPFSGPWTFHQDWNEQLPCPMLVTDVNGDGKNDVIASQAHGFGLYAWISKGPDAEGKLTFEKKMIDETFSQAHCLHLADLDGDGKDDLITGKRVRAHNGNDPGGKEPPIVAYYKFDDKANFTKHIVNRDQVGIGLQIRTGDIDGDGDIDIVVAGKDGTQILFNPLKD from the coding sequence ATGCGTTCTCTTTTTTGTCTTGCGATCCTCCTGGCTGCGACTCCCTCCCTGTTTGCGGCACCCCCAGAGAACTTTACCGTCAAGGTTCTGGGCGTCGATGCCAACGAAGGTTGCGATATCGCCGATTTCGACGGGGACGGCAAGCTCGATGTAGTCGCCGGGCGAAATTGGTATCGCAACGGCGACTGGCTCCCACGCCCGGTCCGAGTGATCGAAGACGCGAACGGTTATGTTCACTCGAACGGGGACTTTGCCCGCGATGTGAACGGCGATGGGCGGGTCGATGTAATCGCTGGGGATTTCTTTCAAGGCAAAGTCAACTGGTACGAAAACCCCGGCAACCCGGCTCTCGCTCAAGGCATGCAGTGGAAAGAGCACACGCTGATCGATACCAAGCTGGGGACCAACGAAGCGACCATCATGTTCGATCTCGATGGCGACGGCAACGACGAATGGATCACCAATCAATGGAATCCGAAGAACCCGCTGCTCGCTTGTCGTATGAGCAAGAACGAACAAGGGGAACCGGCACTTGTTTCGTTTAAAGTTGGCGAGCAAAACGGACACGGCATTGCCGTGGGAGACATCAACAACGACGGGCGAATCGATCTGCTAGTCGGGCAAGGTTGGTACGAAGGGCCTGCCGATGGCCCTTTCAGCGGCCCCTGGACTTTCCACCAAGATTGGAACGAGCAACTCCCCTGCCCCATGCTGGTGACTGATGTCAACGGAGATGGCAAGAACGACGTGATCGCCAGCCAAGCACACGGCTTCGGTTTGTATGCTTGGATCAGCAAAGGCCCTGATGCGGAAGGCAAACTGACCTTCGAAAAGAAGATGATCGACGAAACCTTCAGTCAGGCTCACTGCCTCCACTTGGCCGATTTGGATGGGGACGGCAAAGACGACCTGATCACCGGAAAACGCGTGCGGGCCCACAACGGCAACGACCCCGGCGGCAAAGAGCCCCCAATCGTTGCTTACTATAAGTTCGACGACAAAGCCAACTTTACCAAGCACATCGTCAACCGCGATCAGGTCGGAATTGGCTTACAAATTCGCACCGGCGACATCGACGGGGATGGCGATATTGATATTGTCGTCGCCGGAAAGGACGGCACTCAGATCTTGTTCAATCCCTTAAAGGATTAG
- a CDS encoding sensor histidine kinase, which produces MRWPLIYQVTLPLALWTLLTVFALSMFNLWYAQVETGEEVQDRLTAITKQVAEVRFPLSLPVLQQIQALTGTELALTDGEGKLLRGTTTILPEELTHLLEETGSADVDLSHIVQLSGESFFHSTTPAPFSGTDRLTVHLLYPKANYDRRVTQSFWPLMLLGLLAVGPMLLVASVLAARITRPIARLQKQVGRIAEGDFVELPPGKTNDELNDLAQAINGMSHQLESYEAKVRTMERAQVLGQIGAGFSHQIRNAMTGGQMAIGLHRLDCNIPDCESLQVAERQMKMVEHMVQSMLRLGRKQEISQQEINVKQLIESTVAMIGPQASHHSLPIHEKITLPPEAKLSGDFVLLQTCLMNLLLNGIEATLAAQAMRPGEKESGTEGGKLQIDAAPHIDGKSITIRICDEGMGPSAAIAEQLFEPLVTTKKEGTGLGLPVVREIVELHGGTIEWYRVDEKTCFQITLPRVATE; this is translated from the coding sequence ATGCGTTGGCCACTCATTTATCAAGTTACCTTGCCATTGGCGCTTTGGACGCTGCTAACTGTATTTGCGCTCTCGATGTTCAACTTGTGGTATGCCCAGGTCGAAACAGGCGAAGAAGTTCAGGACCGACTAACCGCAATTACGAAACAAGTGGCGGAGGTCCGCTTTCCCCTTTCGCTACCGGTGCTTCAGCAGATTCAAGCATTGACCGGAACCGAACTGGCTTTGACCGATGGAGAAGGGAAGTTGCTCCGTGGGACGACGACCATTTTACCGGAAGAGTTGACGCATCTGCTAGAAGAAACGGGTTCTGCCGATGTCGATTTGTCGCACATCGTACAGCTTTCAGGCGAGAGCTTTTTTCATAGCACCACGCCGGCTCCATTCTCTGGTACCGACAGGCTGACGGTTCACTTGCTATATCCGAAAGCGAATTACGATCGCCGCGTGACGCAATCGTTCTGGCCGTTGATGTTGCTGGGGCTGCTCGCGGTGGGGCCGATGCTGCTGGTTGCTTCCGTGCTGGCGGCTCGTATTACACGCCCTATCGCCCGACTGCAAAAACAAGTGGGGCGAATTGCCGAGGGGGACTTTGTAGAGCTTCCGCCAGGCAAAACCAACGACGAACTAAACGACCTGGCCCAGGCCATCAATGGGATGTCGCACCAGTTGGAATCGTACGAAGCGAAAGTCCGAACGATGGAGCGCGCCCAGGTACTCGGACAAATCGGCGCTGGCTTTTCGCACCAGATTCGCAACGCGATGACTGGTGGCCAGATGGCCATCGGGCTGCATCGCTTGGACTGCAACATTCCAGATTGCGAGAGTCTGCAAGTGGCCGAGCGACAAATGAAGATGGTCGAGCATATGGTTCAGTCGATGCTTCGATTAGGCAGAAAGCAGGAGATTTCGCAGCAAGAGATTAACGTCAAGCAACTCATCGAAAGCACGGTGGCGATGATTGGCCCCCAGGCGAGCCACCATTCATTGCCGATTCACGAAAAGATTACCTTGCCGCCAGAGGCGAAGCTATCGGGGGATTTTGTCTTACTGCAAACTTGCCTCATGAATCTGCTGCTCAACGGAATCGAGGCAACCTTAGCGGCTCAAGCGATGCGTCCAGGGGAAAAGGAAAGTGGGACTGAAGGAGGAAAGCTGCAAATCGATGCCGCACCGCACATCGATGGGAAATCGATTACAATTCGAATATGCGACGAGGGAATGGGGCCGTCAGCAGCGATTGCGGAGCAACTGTTTGAGCCTTTGGTCACGACCAAGAAGGAAGGGACCGGATTAGGGCTGCCAGTGGTTCGCGAAATTGTGGAACTGCATGGGGGTACGATCGAATGGTACCGAGTCGATGAGAAGACATGCTTTCAAATCACCCTTCCCCGCGTTGCAACTGAATAG
- a CDS encoding sigma-54-dependent transcriptional regulator, giving the protein MASIHVVDDESSICWAIEKLGTKLGHEVQVASTAEQGLELLTEKHPDLMFLDVRLPGMSGLEALPEIKRIAPETPVVLITAFGDLEVAVEAVRQGTFDYLVKPFSLEDIQTVIDRALAQKTNEEEIRPESVSAEMVGTSSAMQEVFKRIALAARSVAPIVIQGESGTGKELVAQAIHRYGPRHASPFVAVNIASLAPSLIESELFGHVRGAFTHAIQDKRGLLQQANGGTLFLDEVAEIPLPTQAKLLRALEQREVVPVGGSTGEKVDFRIVCASHQDLSACVKQGTFRHDLLFRLNTFRIELPPLRERRDDIPLLVYHFLEQLEKEYDKRLRISPAAMHELEQRSWYGNVRELRNAVEHAQILARHGVIEKENLPPPVAKDWFDRSSPAESPEENLVRSIGAWTKQQTASGATENLWSRFQALAEKEMLQELLAQCDGQYLAIARVLGIHRTTVKKKCEQYGLLSSEQQDD; this is encoded by the coding sequence ATGGCAAGCATCCACGTAGTCGACGACGAATCGAGCATTTGTTGGGCGATCGAAAAACTAGGAACTAAGCTCGGGCACGAGGTGCAAGTTGCTTCGACCGCCGAGCAAGGTTTGGAATTGCTAACCGAGAAGCATCCTGACTTGATGTTTTTGGATGTTCGCTTGCCAGGAATGTCTGGCCTGGAAGCATTGCCAGAGATCAAGCGTATCGCGCCTGAGACACCGGTGGTTTTGATTACCGCATTCGGCGATTTGGAAGTTGCCGTCGAAGCGGTCCGCCAGGGGACGTTCGATTACTTGGTGAAACCGTTCTCGCTGGAAGACATTCAAACCGTAATCGATCGGGCGTTGGCTCAGAAAACCAACGAAGAGGAAATCCGGCCTGAGTCGGTTTCGGCAGAGATGGTCGGTACGTCATCGGCCATGCAAGAGGTGTTCAAGCGAATCGCGTTGGCAGCCCGCAGTGTGGCCCCGATTGTTATTCAGGGGGAAAGTGGTACCGGGAAGGAACTCGTTGCTCAAGCAATCCACCGGTATGGACCGCGTCATGCGTCGCCGTTTGTGGCGGTGAATATCGCGTCGTTGGCACCGTCGCTCATCGAGAGCGAATTGTTCGGCCATGTACGTGGGGCTTTTACGCATGCCATTCAAGATAAACGGGGATTATTGCAACAAGCTAACGGCGGAACGCTTTTCTTAGACGAAGTCGCGGAAATTCCTCTACCCACGCAGGCCAAATTGCTGAGGGCCTTAGAACAGCGAGAAGTCGTTCCGGTGGGTGGTTCTACGGGAGAAAAAGTAGATTTTCGAATCGTTTGTGCTTCGCATCAAGATCTATCGGCCTGTGTGAAGCAAGGAACATTTCGGCACGACTTGTTGTTTCGGCTGAATACGTTTCGGATAGAGCTGCCCCCCCTCAGAGAACGTCGCGATGATATTCCGTTATTGGTGTATCACTTTTTAGAACAATTAGAAAAAGAATACGATAAACGGCTGCGTATCTCACCAGCAGCCATGCACGAACTGGAACAGCGGTCCTGGTATGGCAATGTGCGAGAGCTGCGAAATGCGGTCGAGCACGCTCAGATTTTGGCTCGACATGGGGTGATCGAGAAAGAAAATTTACCGCCGCCGGTGGCGAAAGATTGGTTCGATCGCTCTAGCCCGGCAGAATCTCCCGAAGAGAATCTCGTACGCTCCATTGGGGCATGGACGAAGCAGCAAACCGCGAGCGGGGCCACCGAGAACTTATGGTCTCGCTTTCAAGCGTTAGCGGAAAAAGAGATGCTGCAAGAACTTCTGGCCCAGTGTGATGGGCAATATTTGGCCATCGCGCGGGTCTTGGGTATTCATCGAACTACGGTAAAAAAGAAGTGCGAACAGTACGGCCTGCTTTCCTCAGAGCAGCAGGACGATTAG